From the Bradyrhizobium ontarionense genome, the window CTCGCCTACGGCCGCCAGGCGATCGCCACGGATCGTCAGGGCGTCATCGACACCATCCGCGGTTCGACCCATGCGGACACGTTCACGGTCGCCGCGCGCGGCGGCTATCTCTGGGATCTCGGCGCCTTGCGCGTGGGCCCGATCGCTGGGCTGTCCTATACCAATGCGCAAGTCGCGGGCTACACCGAAACCGGCGACATCCTGCTCACCAACATCGTCAATCGCCAGAGCCTGGAGAGCCTGACCGGAAGCGCCGGCGTGCAGTTTCGTGCGCCATTCGCCATGGCCGGGGCGTTCTACAATCCATACCTGAACTTGACGGTTGAGCACGATTTCCTCGGCTCGGCGCGCACCCTGATCACGACCCAGGTGACGACACCCTTGTTGCCCGTGTTGACGCCGATCGACGGACGTACCGCCACCTACGGAAAAGTCGCAGCCGGTTTCTCCGCGGCAATCACCGACAAGGTCAGTGCCAATCTTGGCGTGGTCAGCACTTTCGCCCGATCCGACCGCAACGACTATGGCGTGAATGGCGGGGTGAAGGTGGCGTTCTGAGACTCTCGCTCTGACGACTGGGACTGGCGTCGACCTTGCACGCTTTGAAAGTCGAGCGCGATGTTCATCGCGCCCGACTTGGGCCTTGCGGTCGCTTGCCAACTCCGTTTCCTCCGTTTTCCAAGCGCGATGAATACGCTAGGCTCGGGGCAAACCAGGGGAGGTCGGCAGTGGTGGGCAGACTGGTTGGCCCGTTGGCGAGCATGCTCGTGATCTGGTCGGTTTTGACGACGGCGGGAGCGGCCGGGGCCGCCGAGGTGGTGGCGCTGGGCGCCAGCAACACCTATGGCAAGGGCGTCAATCGCGGTGAGGACTTTCCGGCGCAGCTCGAGGCGATGCTGCACGGCAAAGGTGTTCGTGTCAGCGTCGCCAATGCCGGCGTCAACGGCGATACCACGGCTGGCATGTTGTCCCGCTTCGACGGCGCCGTCGATGGATCGACCCGCGTCCTGCTGCTGCAGCCCGGCGGCAATGATTTCCGCAAAGGGGTCGGCGACCAGCGCGGCAGCAACATCAGCGCCATCACGGCCAAGGCCGCGCAGCACCACATCAGGGTCGTCATGGTCGAGAACGGCATGCTCCGCGGCCTGCCGCATCAGGTCGACGGCCAGCACCTCACGCCGGACGGCTACCGGATGCTGGCGGCGGCGCTGTTGCCCAGGGTGATGAGCGGTCTGCGCAAGTAGTCGCGCAGACGGAGCGTAGCCCGCATGAGCGTCAGCCGAAGGGCGCAGGCGATAGCGATATGCGGGGATGGTCTGTCCCCGGATATCGCCGGCGCTCATGCGGGCTACGCGTTGCAATGGGCTTTTCGCTCTACAGCTCGATGATCCCGCGCCGTGCGGCGTGGGCGACCGCGTCGAGGCGGCCGGTGGCGTCGAGCTTGTCGAGCAACGAGCCGACGTGGAATTTTGCCGTGTGCACGGAAATGCCGAGTGCGCGGGCGATCTCCTTGTTGGAGCAGCCTTCGGCCATCAGCGCCAGCACGTCGCGCTCGCGCGCGGTGAGCTGAAACGTGTCGATCGCGTTGCCGTCGCCATTGCCGTTGTCGATGCGCGCCTCGTCGTCGCTGCGCGGCGTGACGACCGCGACGTCGGCGCTCTCGCCTGGCGCGACGAGCCGAAGGCCGGCGATGCCGCCGAGCAGCGCCGCCAGCCGGTCGGTTAGCTCGGCGTCGCCGACCGCGATGGCAATCGTGATCGGCGAGCTCTCGCCGTCGCTCACGCCGGCCTCTCGCCGATGGTCAGGGTCAACTTCATCGGTTCGCCGCCGCGCAAGGCGGCGACATCGACCGCCGCGCCGACGCTGCCGGGGCCGAGCTCGCGCATCAGCGCGCGCATGCCTCTGAACGGTTCGCCGTTGAGCGACGTGATCACGTCGCCCTGGCGCAGGCCGGCCGCCGCGGCCGGACCGTTCTTGTCGATGCTCATGACCATCGCGCCGAGGCCATCGTCGAGCCTCACCGGCTGCAGTCCGGCGCCGAGATAGCCGCGCGCGATCCGGCCGTGGGTCTCGAGCCTGGCGGCGACGCGTTCGATGGTGGCCGCGGGAATGACGAGCGTGCGGCGGGGGCCGCGCACGGCCATGCCGATCGCTCGGCCTTCTGCGTCGAGCACGAGGCCGCCTTCGGAACTGTGCCGGAGCCGGGTGTCGAGCTCGATCCGCGCATCGATGTCGCCGCCGCGCAGGCTGCGCCAGCTCCCTGCCGATTTGGCGACCATTGCCAGCGCCGCGACCGGCGTGCCCTGGTCCGCCGCGACGAGGACGGCCAGCGCGCCCAGCGGAGGCGCGTTCCCGACGAGCGGTGCGGCCGGCACCTCCTTGCCGTCGTAGCGCAGCAGGGCGACATCGGTGGTGTGATCGCGCCCGACGATCACGGCGGGACGCGTTGCGCCGTCGGCAAAGGCGAGCATGACCTCGCCTTCATCGGCGAGCGCCTCATCGGCGGTGACGACGAGGCCCGGTTTCCAGACGAAGCCGGAGGCGCGCGAGCGGTGCGAGTGGACTGAGACCACCGAAGGCGCGGCGGCGGCAACGGTCGCGGCCAGCGCCGATGACAACGAGGTGAGGGCGGACGGATCGGACATGGACGGCTCCCTTGGTTGACCCCAATGTGGAGCGTCGGTCGGCGTTTCGGAACTCCCCGGATGGGCAGGCAGCTCCGTCACGTCTCAGAGCGTCGTCCGCGCCTTCGGCAGCGGGAAGGCGAGGTCGCCATGCTTGGACGTCTTCAGCCCCAACCCAACCAGCGCT encodes:
- a CDS encoding GDSL-type esterase/lipase family protein gives rise to the protein MGRLVGPLASMLVIWSVLTTAGAAGAAEVVALGASNTYGKGVNRGEDFPAQLEAMLHGKGVRVSVANAGVNGDTTAGMLSRFDGAVDGSTRVLLLQPGGNDFRKGVGDQRGSNISAITAKAAQHHIRVVMVENGMLRGLPHQVDGQHLTPDGYRMLAAALLPRVMSGLRK
- a CDS encoding S1C family serine protease — translated: MSDPSALTSLSSALAATVAAAAPSVVSVHSHRSRASGFVWKPGLVVTADEALADEGEVMLAFADGATRPAVIVGRDHTTDVALLRYDGKEVPAAPLVGNAPPLGALAVLVAADQGTPVAALAMVAKSAGSWRSLRGGDIDARIELDTRLRHSSEGGLVLDAEGRAIGMAVRGPRRTLVIPAATIERVAARLETHGRIARGYLGAGLQPVRLDDGLGAMVMSIDKNGPAAAAGLRQGDVITSLNGEPFRGMRALMRELGPGSVGAAVDVAALRGGEPMKLTLTIGERPA
- a CDS encoding response regulator transcription factor codes for the protein MSDGESSPITIAIAVGDAELTDRLAALLGGIAGLRLVAPGESADVAVVTPRSDDEARIDNGNGDGNAIDTFQLTARERDVLALMAEGCSNKEIARALGISVHTAKFHVGSLLDKLDATGRLDAVAHAARRGIIEL